From a single Rosa rugosa chromosome 7, drRosRugo1.1, whole genome shotgun sequence genomic region:
- the LOC133722556 gene encoding UDP-URONIC ACID TRANSPORTER 1 isoform X2 encodes MSSKKQAIFISSLVILWYSSNIGVLLLNKFLLSNYGFRFPIFLTMCHMSACAILSYVSIVFLKIVPLQTLKSRSQFVKIATLGIVFCGSVVGGNISLRYLAVSFNQAVGATTPFFTALFAYLATLKREAWVTYAALVPVVTGVVIASGGEPSFHFFGFVMCISATAARAFKSVLQGILLSSDGEKLNSMNLLLYMSPIAILVLLPAALIMEPNVVEVTLSLGREHKFMWLLLLVNSVMAYSANLTNFLVTKHTSALTLQVLGNAKGAVAVVISILLFKNPVTVIGIGGYMITVMGVVAYGEAKRRFR; translated from the exons ATGTCCTCCAAGAAACAAGCCATTTTCATCTCCTCCCTCGTAATCCTCTGGTACTCATCAAACATCGGTGTCCTCCTACTCAACAAGTTCCTACTCTCCAACTATGGCTTCAGATTCCCAATCTTCCTCACAATGTGCCACATGTCCGCCTGCGCCATTCTCAGCTACGTTTCCATCGTCTTCCTCAAGATTGTGCCTTTGCAGACCCTCAAATCCAGGTCCCAGTTCGTCAAGATCGCCACTTTGGGCATTGTCTTTTGTGGGTCTGTTGTGGGTGGCAACATTTCTCTCAGATATCTCGCTGTCTCCTTCAATCAGGCTGTCGGTGCTACGACGCCGTTTTTCACCGCCCTTTTTGCGTATCTGGCGACCCTTAAGAGAGAGGCTTGGGTTACCTACGCTGCTCTTGTGCCCGTTGTTACTGGAGTTGTGATTGCTAGTGGG GGTGAGCCGAGTTTTCACTTCTTTGGATTTGTCATGTGCATTAGTGCAACTGCTGCAAGGGCATTTAAATCTGTTCTTCAGGGTATCCTACTTTCTTCTGACGG GGAAAAGCTGAACTCTATGAATTTGCTGCTTTATATGTCACCAATTGCTATTCTAGTATTATTGCCTGCTGCACTTATTATGGAGCCCAATGTTGTAGAGGTCACTCTGTCACTCGGAAGGGAGCATAAATTCATGTGGTTACTTCTTTTGGTTAATTCAGTAATGGCCTATTCCGCTAATTTGACAAATTTCTTGGTGACGAAGCATACAAGTGCACTAACACTTCAG GTATTAGGCAATGCAAAAGGTGCTGTGGCTGTTGTTATCTCAATTCTTCTATTCAAGAACCCTGTCACTGTTATCGGCATTGGCGGTTACATGATAACTGTTATGGGGGTTGTTGCTTatggagaagcaaagcgaagGTTTAGATAA
- the LOC133722556 gene encoding UDP-URONIC ACID TRANSPORTER 1 isoform X1: MSSKKQAIFISSLVILWYSSNIGVLLLNKFLLSNYGFRFPIFLTMCHMSACAILSYVSIVFLKIVPLQTLKSRSQFVKIATLGIVFCGSVVGGNISLRYLAVSFNQAVGATTPFFTALFAYLATLKREAWVTYAALVPVVTGVVIASGEFLGSWQGEPSFHFFGFVMCISATAARAFKSVLQGILLSSDGEKLNSMNLLLYMSPIAILVLLPAALIMEPNVVEVTLSLGREHKFMWLLLLVNSVMAYSANLTNFLVTKHTSALTLQVLGNAKGAVAVVISILLFKNPVTVIGIGGYMITVMGVVAYGEAKRRFR, encoded by the exons ATGTCCTCCAAGAAACAAGCCATTTTCATCTCCTCCCTCGTAATCCTCTGGTACTCATCAAACATCGGTGTCCTCCTACTCAACAAGTTCCTACTCTCCAACTATGGCTTCAGATTCCCAATCTTCCTCACAATGTGCCACATGTCCGCCTGCGCCATTCTCAGCTACGTTTCCATCGTCTTCCTCAAGATTGTGCCTTTGCAGACCCTCAAATCCAGGTCCCAGTTCGTCAAGATCGCCACTTTGGGCATTGTCTTTTGTGGGTCTGTTGTGGGTGGCAACATTTCTCTCAGATATCTCGCTGTCTCCTTCAATCAGGCTGTCGGTGCTACGACGCCGTTTTTCACCGCCCTTTTTGCGTATCTGGCGACCCTTAAGAGAGAGGCTTGGGTTACCTACGCTGCTCTTGTGCCCGTTGTTACTGGAGTTGTGATTGCTAGTGGG GAATTTCTTGGTTCATGGCAGGGTGAGCCGAGTTTTCACTTCTTTGGATTTGTCATGTGCATTAGTGCAACTGCTGCAAGGGCATTTAAATCTGTTCTTCAGGGTATCCTACTTTCTTCTGACGG GGAAAAGCTGAACTCTATGAATTTGCTGCTTTATATGTCACCAATTGCTATTCTAGTATTATTGCCTGCTGCACTTATTATGGAGCCCAATGTTGTAGAGGTCACTCTGTCACTCGGAAGGGAGCATAAATTCATGTGGTTACTTCTTTTGGTTAATTCAGTAATGGCCTATTCCGCTAATTTGACAAATTTCTTGGTGACGAAGCATACAAGTGCACTAACACTTCAG GTATTAGGCAATGCAAAAGGTGCTGTGGCTGTTGTTATCTCAATTCTTCTATTCAAGAACCCTGTCACTGTTATCGGCATTGGCGGTTACATGATAACTGTTATGGGGGTTGTTGCTTatggagaagcaaagcgaagGTTTAGATAA